One part of the Oncorhynchus masou masou isolate Uvic2021 unplaced genomic scaffold, UVic_Omas_1.1 unplaced_scaffold_1754, whole genome shotgun sequence genome encodes these proteins:
- the LOC135532171 gene encoding uncharacterized protein LOC135532171 translates to MKDVLRKAGFTELPENLNSGTQGYVIQLWYSSAAHPKYDIPIEDLFLTTNENEEAAQFKLGWERLPCNLNLGNSGDFITLWLKRKSKTYICDVAATTSFQQHIDLFNEGYIRLGEDLNRGSGRKPIFLWYRQSTETGGGLTKMNASINHADDSSLVKQGFTVVNVNLNEGTGGQPVYVWFRKDGSLPIKALTVTSNPDVTGPYDEAGLILIDKNLNAGNSGVPLYLWNGK, encoded by the coding sequence ATGAAAGATGTCCTGCGAAAAGCAGGGTTCACTGAGCTCCCAGAAAACCTCAACTCTGGAACACAAGGATATGTCATTCAGCTGTGGTACTCTAGTGCTGCACACCCTAAGTATGACATTCCCATTGAAGATCTCTTCCTCACCACTAATGAGAACGAAGAGGCCGCTCAATTCAAACTCGGCTGGGAAAGGTTACCGTGCAATCTGAACCTCGGTAACTCAGGAGATTTCATCACCCTCTGGTTGAAGAGAAAGAGTAAGACCTACATCTGTGACGTTGCTGCCACCACCTCATTCCAACAACACATCGACCTTTTCAACGAGGGCTACATCCGGCTGGGTGAAGACCTCAATAGAGGTTCTGGAAGAAAGCCCATCTTCCTCTGGTACCGTCAATCCACCGAAACGGGCGGCGGGCTCACCAAGATGAATGCATCCATCAACCATGCTGACGATTCCAGCCTAGTGAAGCAAGGTTTCACCGTGGTGAATGTTAACCTCAATGAGGGAACAGGCGGTCAGCCAGTGTATGTCTGGTTCAGGAAAGATGGAtctctccctatcaaggccttGACCGTTACATCCAACCCTGATGTAACTGGCCCTTATGACGAGGCCGGCTTGATCCTCATCGATAAAAATCTGAATGCTGGCAACAGTGGTGTGCCCCTCTACCTCTGGAATGGCAAATAA